A region from the Bacteroidota bacterium genome encodes:
- a CDS encoding acyloxyacyl hydrolase, translating into MFDISMKRACIFLTGVQIMVSSFSFSQNNNSGFYFSINAHDGMILAQHNYIRDMVGGNSTAIEVNFSRPVCGKKIWHCIYHCPEVGVTFVGVQFANPAVLGNGFSFYPFINFNIAQGKIIALKFKVGTSLGYVTKKYGEDNPTNIMIGSNMNGFVNLRLNAQIRLSEKWRIETGIGMTHFSNGAMKLPNLGINMVSFNLGLGYHFGENNKMQMPDTVICRVRTFHVVTYASVGWAALTRGDSKKYTAGVVSINYETFNGKKIKWNAGAEVLYDGSLYERYKSDTIIGLANPVQNVQVGVKAGFALVVGRLSMPVEMGYYAYSRVPYHFFHRIGLRYQINDHFVASLTLRTRWAHADFFEFGFGYSIPVTRKKCKE; encoded by the coding sequence ATGTTTGATATTTCCATGAAGCGGGCTTGCATTTTTCTGACCGGTGTGCAGATCATGGTTTCTTCCTTTTCGTTTTCTCAGAACAATAATTCCGGTTTTTATTTTTCCATAAATGCGCATGATGGAATGATTCTCGCCCAGCATAATTATATCCGCGATATGGTGGGCGGAAATTCAACAGCGATAGAAGTCAATTTTTCGCGGCCGGTCTGCGGAAAAAAAATATGGCATTGCATTTATCATTGCCCGGAAGTTGGTGTAACGTTCGTCGGCGTTCAGTTTGCAAATCCTGCAGTTCTCGGGAATGGCTTTTCATTTTACCCGTTCATTAATTTCAATATTGCGCAGGGAAAAATAATTGCATTGAAATTCAAAGTCGGCACATCGCTCGGATATGTCACAAAAAAATATGGCGAGGACAATCCGACTAACATTATGATCGGATCGAACATGAATGGATTTGTGAATCTCCGTCTCAATGCGCAGATCCGGTTGTCGGAAAAATGGCGGATAGAAACAGGAATAGGGATGACCCATTTTTCGAATGGAGCGATGAAACTGCCGAACCTCGGAATAAATATGGTGTCGTTCAATCTCGGGCTCGGATATCATTTCGGTGAAAACAATAAAATGCAAATGCCGGATACTGTCATCTGCAGGGTAAGAACTTTTCATGTGGTCACTTATGCTTCTGTCGGATGGGCTGCGCTCACACGCGGCGATAGTAAAAAATATACTGCCGGAGTTGTTTCAATTAATTATGAAACGTTCAATGGAAAAAAAATAAAATGGAATGCCGGGGCAGAAGTATTGTATGACGGATCGTTGTACGAACGTTACAAAAGCGATACGATCATCGGGCTTGCAAATCCTGTTCAGAATGTGCAAGTGGGAGTAAAAGCCGGATTTGCTTTGGTCGTAGGACGATTATCTATGCCGGTTGAAATGGGTTATTACGCTTATAGCAGAGTGCCGTATCATTTTTTTCATCGCATTGGATTGCGTTACCAGATCAATGATCATTTTGTTGCCAGTCTTACATTAAGAACACGCTGGGCGCATGCCGATTTTTTCGAATTCGGTTTCGGGTATTCTATACCTGTTACAAGGAAGAAGTGTAAGGAGTAA
- a CDS encoding pentapeptide repeat-containing protein: MTSNKLERTGPSEYRERWKTPEGKRFKSEVIAFISDNMESKIVNFSLIPTNQIFKLIQGRLDLIGIDLDKTQFDSCTIKNAVFDDATFLGAEFSDVKLSNISFSSSDFRGATIFDVEVLDNVTLDNCDFRNAQITNLKGLNDESVHVPFKYTAPNYFRILAATISNFFRGGYNAGKHTIFENVDTKNLTDSFTKELKEYINWYQHLMTQINRLNERSIWNRISLFLGILLTKYWSSFWVLSFWALSANAIVATVISIYPQFYVFKHGNLVSWNWFDAFYYCIVTFTTLGYGDVTPSSIPAQCAAGVVAIAGYVTLGILIYLIARKVDRKF; encoded by the coding sequence TTGACCTCAAATAAATTAGAGCGAACCGGCCCAAGCGAGTACAGAGAACGTTGGAAAACCCCAGAAGGAAAAAGGTTTAAATCCGAAGTGATTGCTTTTATTTCTGATAATATGGAAAGCAAAATTGTCAATTTTTCTTTGATACCAACTAACCAAATATTTAAATTAATTCAGGGAAGGTTGGATTTAATAGGAATTGATCTCGATAAAACTCAATTCGATTCTTGTACAATTAAAAATGCGGTTTTTGATGATGCAACCTTTTTAGGGGCGGAATTTTCTGATGTAAAATTGTCAAATATAAGTTTTAGCTCTTCTGATTTCCGCGGGGCAACTATTTTTGATGTCGAAGTTTTGGATAATGTCACATTAGACAACTGCGATTTTAGGAATGCTCAGATTACCAATTTGAAGGGATTGAATGATGAATCTGTACATGTTCCATTCAAATATACTGCTCCGAATTATTTTAGAATTCTTGCAGCAACAATTTCAAATTTTTTTCGCGGCGGATATAATGCCGGGAAGCATACTATTTTCGAAAATGTAGATACAAAAAACCTCACAGATTCTTTCACAAAAGAATTAAAAGAGTATATTAATTGGTACCAACATCTAATGACGCAAATAAATCGCCTTAATGAACGAAGTATTTGGAACAGAATAAGCCTTTTTCTAGGAATACTGTTAACGAAATATTGGAGTTCGTTTTGGGTGCTTTCATTTTGGGCGCTTTCGGCAAACGCGATAGTTGCTACTGTGATTTCCATCTATCCTCAATTTTATGTATTCAAGCATGGTAATCTTGTCTCTTGGAACTGGTTTGATGCTTTTTATTACTGTATTGTGACTTTTACGACTTTGGGATATGGAGACGTTACACCTTCAAGTATTCCCGCGCAATGTGCTGCTGGCGTGGTTGCAATCGCGGGTTACGTTACACTTGGAATTTTGATTTATCTTATTGCTAGGAAAGTTGACCGCAAATTCTGA
- a CDS encoding T9SS type A sorting domain-containing protein, which produces MRSTLRIIPALILGLTFFQTRSNAQCSGGSFQSNITPTAATQTVAVPNAGLYYTFNGIGGAVYQFSFCAADGGSASYDTQLTMLDNTGAYAGGYNDDWCGLQSFLQWTCPSSGVYRVLVARYYCNLNGGSAATLAYKILPPANDNCSGALSIALSGSIAGSTSLANTDVAPSCTVGDDPSGGVWYTFTGDGNQIVASLCGSTFDTRIRAFTGSCGSLNCVAGNDDFCGPQSQITFCTFSGFPYYILVYGNAGANGNFTLTMSENFVVNPVVTPTSASYCGSGSVNITASGYTIYNWGPAAGLNTTVGANVIASPTVTTTYTVAVTDAGTGCPAFATSTITVNTIPTVTTSASPGVICGGGNSTLTANGASTYTWMPGSLSGSSVTVSPMTTTTYTVTGTSVQGCTNTATVTVIAQPLPNVTITPLSDSICIGGFTTLNASGASTYSWNPTGSTATSINVAPTTTTSYVLTGTDAQGCVNRDTLNLVVNPLPNIVASATNYSVCLGSAAYLNGSGGISYVWSDGNTTNPDTTFPNTTTTYSVTGTDANGCSNTDTARVSVLWAPPVTPTASVNTICPGGGSVLFASGGAQSYLWTPGNMTTSSVTVYPTSTTYYVLTGTYSNGCVRTDSVQLTVLPAPVVTVTTPTNPVCGGTNSVLTASGANSYSWSPGNMAGSSVTVNPNSTTVYTVTGTGANGCTGDTTYTLTVNPAPNISVSGPAIICTGNSATLNASGATSYNWNPGSLSGASVTVTPSSSTTYTITGTDAAGCNGSTMFNVAVATPPNVIAYGAVTNACTADASVFLTGVPSGGTFSGPGVAGSLFSPSSAGVGPHTVTYTYTDANGCTNTATFTITVSACVGVQELSGMSGVDFYPNPNDGTFNVNVASDNIRTMNVDIYDLEGRLVYSELLDGITMGYRKTIDVSSLANGTFYIRFSSEGNSVTQKLVILK; this is translated from the coding sequence ATGAGATCAACTCTACGAATTATCCCCGCCCTGATCCTTGGACTTACTTTTTTTCAAACGCGCTCCAACGCTCAATGTTCCGGTGGCTCGTTTCAGTCCAACATCACTCCAACTGCTGCCACACAAACCGTCGCCGTTCCGAATGCAGGATTGTATTATACGTTCAATGGCATTGGCGGAGCAGTTTACCAATTCTCATTCTGCGCTGCAGATGGAGGTTCGGCGAGTTACGATACACAACTCACGATGCTCGATAACACCGGCGCTTATGCCGGCGGTTACAACGACGACTGGTGCGGACTGCAATCTTTTTTACAATGGACCTGTCCGTCAAGCGGAGTGTATCGCGTGTTGGTCGCCAGATATTATTGCAATCTTAACGGCGGATCTGCGGCAACACTTGCTTATAAAATTCTTCCTCCTGCAAATGATAATTGCTCCGGTGCATTGTCTATTGCACTTTCCGGAAGTATAGCCGGATCCACTTCACTCGCCAATACAGATGTTGCTCCTTCGTGCACAGTAGGTGATGATCCGAGCGGCGGAGTGTGGTACACTTTCACCGGCGACGGAAATCAAATTGTTGCTTCACTCTGCGGTTCCACATTCGATACACGCATTCGTGCATTCACAGGAAGTTGCGGTTCGCTCAATTGCGTTGCAGGTAATGATGATTTCTGCGGGCCTCAATCACAAATAACTTTTTGTACGTTCTCCGGATTTCCATATTACATTCTTGTGTATGGTAATGCAGGAGCAAACGGAAATTTCACACTCACGATGTCGGAAAATTTTGTTGTCAATCCCGTCGTCACTCCTACATCCGCTTCGTATTGCGGATCAGGAAGTGTGAATATAACAGCGAGCGGATATACAATTTATAACTGGGGGCCGGCAGCAGGATTAAATACAACTGTTGGCGCCAACGTAATTGCATCGCCAACTGTAACTACCACTTATACTGTAGCAGTTACTGATGCAGGAACAGGATGTCCGGCTTTCGCTACTTCAACAATCACAGTCAACACGATTCCTACTGTAACAACAAGTGCGAGTCCGGGAGTAATTTGCGGCGGAGGAAATTCTACACTCACTGCTAATGGAGCTTCCACTTACACATGGATGCCGGGATCACTCAGTGGAAGTTCTGTTACAGTGAGCCCGATGACTACAACAACTTATACTGTTACCGGAACATCTGTGCAGGGTTGCACCAATACAGCAACCGTTACTGTAATTGCTCAGCCACTTCCGAATGTAACGATCACTCCATTGTCAGATTCTATTTGCATTGGAGGATTCACCACACTGAATGCATCTGGCGCATCAACTTATTCGTGGAATCCAACGGGCTCTACTGCGACGAGCATCAACGTTGCTCCCACTACAACTACAAGTTATGTTCTCACCGGAACAGATGCGCAGGGTTGTGTGAATCGCGATACATTGAATCTTGTTGTGAATCCGCTTCCGAATATTGTTGCGAGTGCAACAAATTATTCCGTGTGTCTTGGCTCTGCGGCTTATCTCAATGGATCAGGTGGAATCTCTTACGTGTGGAGTGATGGTAACACAACAAATCCTGATACAACTTTTCCGAATACAACAACCACTTATTCCGTTACAGGAACAGATGCAAATGGTTGTTCGAATACAGATACGGCGCGTGTGAGTGTACTGTGGGCTCCTCCTGTTACTCCAACTGCTTCTGTAAATACCATTTGTCCCGGAGGAGGATCAGTTCTTTTTGCTTCCGGTGGTGCGCAGAGTTATTTGTGGACGCCCGGTAATATGACCACTTCATCCGTCACTGTTTATCCAACTTCAACTACGTATTATGTTCTCACCGGAACTTATTCGAACGGATGTGTGCGAACGGATTCTGTTCAGCTTACAGTTTTACCTGCGCCGGTAGTAACAGTGACAACGCCAACGAATCCTGTTTGCGGCGGAACGAATTCTGTTCTCACTGCATCGGGTGCAAATTCTTATTCGTGGTCGCCGGGAAATATGGCGGGATCTTCAGTAACGGTAAATCCGAATTCAACAACAGTTTACACAGTTACAGGAACCGGAGCGAATGGTTGCACCGGAGATACCACGTACACACTCACAGTAAATCCTGCTCCGAATATTTCTGTCAGCGGCCCTGCAATTATCTGCACCGGAAATAGTGCAACGCTCAATGCGAGCGGCGCAACAAGTTACAACTGGAATCCGGGAAGTCTTAGCGGTGCGAGTGTAACCGTCACTCCATCTTCTTCCACTACGTACACGATTACCGGAACAGATGCTGCAGGTTGCAATGGAAGTACAATGTTCAACGTTGCAGTTGCAACTCCTCCGAATGTAATTGCATACGGCGCTGTTACGAATGCATGCACTGCTGATGCAAGCGTATTCCTCACCGGAGTTCCGTCGGGCGGAACATTCTCCGGGCCCGGAGTTGCAGGAAGTTTATTTTCTCCGTCATCCGCAGGCGTAGGCCCGCACACGGTTACGTACACTTACACAGATGCGAACGGATGCACGAACACGGCCACGTTCACGATCACGGTGAGCGCGTGCGTGGGTGTGCAGGAATTGAGCGGAATGAGTGGCGTTGATTTTTATCCGAATCCGAATGACGGAACTTTCAATGTGAATGTGGCGTCAGATAATATCCGCACGATGAATGTAGATATCTACGACCTCGAAGGACGACTCGTGTATTCTGAATTGCTCGACGGAATTACAATGGGATACCGGAAAACAATTGATGTGTCTTCACTTGCGAACGGAACGTTCTACATACGTTTCTCTTCCGAAGGAAATTCAGTAACGCAGAAATTAGTGATATTGAAGTAG
- a CDS encoding 1-acyl-sn-glycerol-3-phosphate acyltransferase — MKIIGAIFYRYMWISFNTLMFYFYRYNRWKHAVGKENIPAKGAVIFCSNHTNAFMDPILVGSTYWRRSWFLARSDVFRKKTLAKFLSFIGIVPIYRLQEGVENLAKNDDTFDKCSLLLGEEKAIIIFSEGLCVQERRLRKLKKGTARIALGTEEKHDFKLGLKIVPVGVNYSATPWKFRSRVSIRYGEPFDVKDYEEIYRKDKPRAINQFTKDLEEKMKKLVVVIEEDKNDEVVAHLEEMLFAKQAQEKNLDVSNPAHTYAVSCAIAEKINAFEKRSPHQSKEFRHEVKTYFEELKKKKLRDRVLNEYDHRRVTDSKVLFYILFFITGLPLHIFGVITNYIPYKIPWLIQKKVVKQIEWSASVNGTIGVYFWQIWWLLQSLAVALIFRNWYLLLAFMLLVPVSGLHAQAYWVYVKRFSGSLRWWMTGKEEGNKLMRMRTGILSRFEELN, encoded by the coding sequence GTGAAAATAATCGGTGCAATATTTTACCGGTACATGTGGATCTCGTTCAATACCCTCATGTTTTATTTCTATCGTTACAACCGGTGGAAGCATGCAGTGGGAAAAGAAAATATTCCTGCGAAGGGGGCGGTCATTTTCTGTTCCAATCACACGAATGCTTTTATGGATCCGATCCTGGTGGGCAGTACTTACTGGAGACGAAGCTGGTTCCTCGCGCGGTCGGATGTGTTCCGGAAAAAAACGCTGGCAAAATTTCTTTCCTTCATTGGCATCGTTCCCATTTATCGTTTGCAGGAAGGCGTGGAAAATCTCGCGAAGAATGACGATACGTTCGACAAATGTTCGCTGCTGCTGGGAGAAGAAAAAGCGATCATCATTTTTTCAGAAGGATTGTGTGTGCAGGAACGCCGTTTGCGCAAGCTGAAAAAGGGAACAGCGCGGATTGCGCTCGGCACAGAAGAGAAACACGATTTCAAACTCGGATTGAAAATTGTGCCGGTGGGTGTGAATTATTCGGCAACGCCGTGGAAATTCCGCAGCCGCGTTTCCATTCGCTATGGCGAACCATTCGACGTGAAGGATTACGAAGAAATTTACCGGAAAGATAAACCGAGAGCGATCAACCAGTTTACGAAGGATCTCGAGGAGAAAATGAAGAAGCTGGTGGTGGTAATAGAAGAAGATAAAAATGATGAGGTGGTGGCTCATCTCGAGGAAATGCTCTTTGCGAAACAAGCGCAGGAAAAAAATCTGGATGTTTCCAATCCCGCGCATACATACGCGGTCTCGTGCGCGATCGCGGAAAAAATAAATGCATTTGAAAAAAGATCACCGCACCAGTCCAAAGAATTCCGCCACGAAGTGAAAACTTATTTCGAAGAATTAAAAAAGAAAAAACTCCGCGACCGTGTACTGAACGAATATGACCATCGCCGTGTGACGGATTCGAAAGTATTATTTTACATTTTATTTTTTATCACCGGGTTGCCTTTGCACATTTTCGGTGTGATCACAAATTACATTCCTTATAAAATTCCCTGGCTCATTCAGAAAAAAGTGGTGAAGCAGATTGAGTGGAGCGCTTCGGTGAATGGAACGATCGGCGTTTATTTCTGGCAGATATGGTGGTTGTTGCAATCACTGGCGGTGGCGCTCATCTTCCGCAACTGGTATTTGCTCTTAGCATTCATGCTGCTCGTGCCCGTGAGCGGATTGCACGCGCAGGCGTACTGGGTGTACGTGAAAAGATTTTCGGGAAGCCTGAGATGGTGGATGACCGGGAAAGAAGAGGGAAATAAATTAATGCGAATGAGAACCGGAATTCTCTCGCGCTTTGAAGAATTGAATTGA
- a CDS encoding site-specific DNA-methyltransferase → MKVDPIETKNYSQYNIPVNQILNEDCVLGLREFPNDCIDLVVTSPPYDNIRDYHGFAIDLSQLGKELFRVLKPGGVVALVMQDQTKNFAKSLTSFRTIIDWCDNGGFKLFECVIYKKFGMDAAWWRQRFRMDHEYMPIFFKGERPQYFNKEPLKIPSKHGNKTMTGGANRKTNGSTMKSETFVINPMKCRGTIWEYLNAGDKDVTKRKHPAPFPDKIPYDFINCFCPPDGIVLDPMMGSGSTAVSALKLNRNFVGFEISKEYCKIANERIAQTQSLAFPA, encoded by the coding sequence ATGAAAGTTGATCCAATCGAAACCAAGAATTACTCCCAATACAATATTCCCGTGAATCAAATTTTGAACGAGGATTGCGTTCTTGGATTAAGAGAATTTCCGAATGATTGTATTGACTTAGTTGTCACTTCTCCACCATACGACAATATCCGCGACTACCATGGATTTGCTATTGATTTGTCTCAACTTGGTAAAGAATTATTTCGGGTGTTAAAGCCGGGAGGAGTAGTTGCGCTGGTTATGCAGGATCAGACGAAAAATTTTGCGAAATCACTTACATCTTTTCGAACGATTATTGATTGGTGTGATAACGGAGGGTTCAAATTGTTTGAATGTGTCATTTATAAAAAATTTGGGATGGATGCTGCCTGGTGGAGACAACGATTTAGAATGGACCATGAATACATGCCAATATTTTTTAAAGGAGAACGTCCTCAGTATTTTAATAAAGAACCATTAAAAATTCCGTCAAAACACGGAAACAAAACCATGACCGGGGGAGCCAACAGAAAAACAAATGGCTCGACCATGAAATCTGAAACATTTGTAATCAATCCGATGAAATGCAGAGGAACGATTTGGGAGTATCTTAATGCAGGAGACAAAGATGTTACAAAAAGAAAACATCCAGCACCTTTCCCGGATAAAATCCCTTATGATTTTATTAATTGTTTCTGCCCTCCTGATGGTATCGTTTTAGACCCCATGATGGGAAGTGGTTCAACTGCGGTCTCAGCACTCAAACTGAATCGGAATTTCGTTGGATTTGAGATCTCTAAGGAGTATTGTAAAATTGCAAATGAAAGAATTGCTCAAACACAGAGTTTAGCATTCCCTGCTTAG
- a CDS encoding helix-turn-helix transcriptional regulator — translation MASLDQMKFHRKLGAKILQARLDCGLEQNEVAAKIGKTQSYVSKVESGDIKIDLHTLTLMMKILKKPIGYFIAE, via the coding sequence ATGGCAAGTCTGGATCAAATGAAATTTCACAGGAAACTAGGAGCCAAAATTCTACAAGCCAGATTAGATTGTGGTTTGGAGCAAAACGAGGTTGCTGCAAAAATTGGCAAAACACAGTCCTATGTTTCAAAAGTAGAAAGTGGGGATATAAAAATTGATTTGCATACGTTGACTTTAATGATGAAAATATTGAAAAAACCAATCGGGTATTTTATCGCTGAGTAG
- a CDS encoding T9SS type A sorting domain-containing protein, with protein MKKIFFFTAIFLVQFLSAQKFIHPKTDSALTLTDMQKQFGEYKETHNLKKEKGWKYFKRFEMDEQMHTNGRGEVCDPTDYIRAAIDVAEQKQAENNSTALMNAWYPVGPNVLPNNITGYMENGIGRINCIAFHPTNASTYFVGVAQGGMWKTTNDGGSWTPLTDNLPITRISDIAIDPNDPDNTMYISVCDFEYIGFGLYLNGRKRNTHYGLGVYKTTDGGATWNPTGLTFQLTQGDASLIRRVIVDPANSNIIVACGVSGMYRSIDAGVTWTTINTGLFWDLQKDPVSSNILYAATGWVMNSNDGACSIMKSTDFGLTWTTLNTGIPATGTVQRIKLAIAPSDPNYVYAITCDTQFGLYGIYKSTNAGTSWSYIAPTTNVLEAGDGTSPGGQGTYDLAIMVNATNRNIIYTGGVNLYGSSDGGNTFDPASHWTLGYGPTIHGDIHFIDRNPVNGNIFVCSDGGVYRTTNIITQTWASANSGNNWPTVWNTIGSNLQITSFYRISSSRNAADRLCAGAQDNATFYLKNSAWFTIFGGDGMDTYLDPLNNSNVIGSSQYGSFYNSQNDGFSDMGTNPNMNGENAEWTSPLTADYNNPGTMYAGFQNVYKSTDNGFNWTQISNFTEPTYGTEISAIAVSNTNANTIYVTKRVRYEYNENGKIYKTTNGGGTWTNITANVPDTLYYTSVEISETDPLSAWVTLAGFAAGQKVYRTTNGGTSWANVSYNLPNIPVNCVKYIPGTGNVMIATDLGVYLFDAVNNQWVLRSIGLPNVICSDLEVNVNTNKIYVCTFGRGIWATDLDVFTNLQPTISSSLQMNLFPSPNNGTFTISLTGENSSSQELSLDVIDVMGRVVHSEKLIGKNSYEIKLDVLPGMYFAHVSGTGVKGVKSFVVE; from the coding sequence ATGAAAAAAATATTTTTCTTCACCGCCATCTTCCTCGTACAGTTTTTATCGGCGCAAAAATTCATTCATCCGAAAACGGATTCTGCACTTACGCTCACCGATATGCAAAAACAATTCGGCGAATACAAGGAAACGCATAACCTGAAAAAAGAAAAGGGCTGGAAATATTTCAAGCGGTTTGAAATGGATGAACAAATGCATACCAATGGCCGCGGTGAGGTGTGCGATCCTACGGATTATATCCGTGCAGCGATCGATGTTGCTGAACAGAAACAAGCGGAGAATAATTCCACTGCGTTGATGAATGCGTGGTATCCTGTGGGGCCGAATGTTTTGCCGAATAACATTACCGGCTATATGGAAAATGGTATCGGCAGAATAAATTGCATTGCTTTTCACCCAACGAATGCTTCCACTTATTTTGTAGGAGTCGCGCAGGGAGGAATGTGGAAAACAACGAACGACGGAGGAAGCTGGACTCCGCTCACTGATAATCTTCCCATCACGCGAATCAGTGATATTGCCATCGATCCGAATGATCCGGATAACACGATGTATATTTCTGTTTGTGATTTTGAATACATCGGTTTTGGTTTGTATCTGAACGGAAGAAAAAGAAATACACATTACGGACTCGGCGTTTACAAAACAACAGATGGAGGAGCGACGTGGAATCCAACCGGACTTACATTTCAACTCACACAAGGCGATGCTTCACTCATTCGAAGAGTGATCGTTGATCCTGCCAACAGTAATATCATTGTTGCGTGCGGCGTTTCGGGAATGTATCGTTCCATTGACGCGGGCGTAACATGGACCACCATCAACACCGGATTATTCTGGGATCTGCAGAAAGATCCTGTGTCGTCAAATATTTTATATGCAGCAACAGGATGGGTAATGAATTCAAATGATGGCGCATGTTCCATTATGAAATCGACTGACTTCGGTTTGACATGGACCACTTTGAATACAGGAATTCCGGCAACGGGAACTGTGCAGCGAATAAAATTAGCGATCGCTCCTTCCGATCCGAATTATGTTTACGCGATCACGTGCGATACACAATTCGGTTTGTACGGAATTTATAAATCTACCAATGCGGGAACCTCGTGGAGTTACATTGCACCAACTACGAATGTACTCGAAGCCGGCGACGGAACTTCTCCCGGCGGACAAGGAACTTATGATCTCGCCATTATGGTGAATGCAACGAACAGAAATATTATTTACACCGGCGGAGTGAATCTTTACGGATCAAGCGATGGAGGAAATACTTTTGATCCTGCAAGTCACTGGACACTTGGTTACGGCCCTACTATTCACGGCGACATCCATTTCATTGACAGAAATCCGGTGAACGGAAATATTTTCGTTTGTTCCGATGGTGGAGTTTATCGCACCACAAATATTATTACGCAAACATGGGCATCGGCCAACAGCGGAAATAACTGGCCAACCGTTTGGAACACGATCGGATCGAATCTGCAGATCACTTCTTTCTACCGGATTTCTTCTTCGCGCAACGCGGCCGATCGCTTGTGTGCGGGCGCGCAGGACAACGCAACTTTTTATTTAAAGAACAGTGCGTGGTTCACGATCTTCGGCGGCGATGGAATGGATACGTATCTCGATCCGCTGAATAATTCGAATGTGATCGGATCGAGCCAGTACGGATCTTTTTATAATTCGCAGAACGATGGATTCTCCGATATGGGAACGAATCCGAATATGAATGGAGAAAATGCAGAATGGACTTCGCCGCTCACTGCTGATTATAATAATCCCGGAACCATGTACGCCGGTTTCCAGAACGTTTACAAATCGACGGACAATGGATTCAACTGGACACAAATTTCGAATTTCACCGAACCCACTTACGGAACAGAAATTTCTGCGATTGCAGTTTCAAATACCAATGCAAATACAATTTATGTGACCAAGCGTGTACGTTATGAATACAATGAGAACGGGAAAATTTATAAAACCACCAATGGAGGCGGAACGTGGACGAACATCACTGCAAATGTTCCCGACACACTTTATTACACGAGTGTAGAAATTTCAGAAACAGATCCGCTCTCTGCGTGGGTCACACTCGCCGGATTCGCCGCGGGGCAAAAAGTTTATCGCACAACGAATGGAGGAACTTCGTGGGCCAATGTTTCATACAATCTTCCGAACATTCCGGTGAACTGCGTAAAATATATTCCGGGAACAGGAAATGTAATGATCGCCACAGATCTCGGCGTTTATCTTTTTGATGCCGTAAATAATCAATGGGTTTTGCGCAGCATCGGTTTGCCCAATGTAATCTGTTCCGATCTCGAAGTGAATGTGAATACGAATAAAATTTATGTATGCACATTCGGCCGCGGCATCTGGGCAACTGATCTCGATGTGTTCACGAATCTGCAACCAACAATTTCTTCTTCTTTGCAAATGAATTTATTTCCTTCGCCCAATAACGGAACATTTACGATTTCGCTCACCGGCGAAAATTCTTCTTCACAGGAACTTTCGCTCGACGTGATCGACGTGATGGGACGCGTGGTGCATTCCGAAAAATTGATTGGTAAAAATTCGTACGAAATAAAACTCGATGTTCTTCCCGGAATGTATTTCGCGCACGTGAGCGGAACGGGCGTGAAAGGCGTGAAGAGTTTTGTGGTAGAGTAG